A genomic stretch from Leptodactylus fuscus isolate aLepFus1 chromosome 10, aLepFus1.hap2, whole genome shotgun sequence includes:
- the CH25H gene encoding cholesterol 25-hydroxylase, which produces MNYSLQVTLLDRSAGRGTNTSGSVLLQPIWDLVLSKEHVVSSPYYPVIFSFTVYMFFCLPYLVLDVLCHRIPALKKYQVQPKSRPTLAMVLHCLAHTIYSHLVYILPLTVAYVYWRPVRLQAEAPELHRFLVDIIACLLLFDFQYFAWHLLHHKVPWLYKTFHKMHHKYTATFVLATQYSSAWEMLSLGFFANVSPILLGCHPMTEMAIFIIHIYLSVEDHCGYDMPWSTHRLIPFGIFGGPNHHDLHHEKFVSNYAPYFTHWDKLFNTLSQKTTKKD; this is translated from the coding sequence ATGAACTACAGCCTGCAAGTAACCCTTCTAGACCGCTCCGCCGGGAGGGGAACAAATACATCAGGCTCTGTCCTACTGCAGCCAATATGGGACTTGGTCTTATCAAAAGAACATGTGGTTAGCTCTCCTTACTATCCAGTTATATTCTCCTTCACAGTCTACATGTTCTTCTGTCTTCCATACCTGGTACTGGATGTTCTCTGCCACAGAATTCCTGCATTGAAGAAGTATCAAGTACAGCCAAAGTCCAGACCTACCTTGGCTATGGTGCTCCACTGCCTGGCACACACCATATACAGCCACTTGGTATATATATTGCCACTGACTGTTGCTTACGTGTATTGGAGACCAGTACGGTTACAAGCTGAGGCACCAGAACTGCATCGATTCTTAGTGGACATCATTGCCTGTCTGCTTCTGTTTGACTTCCAGTATTTTGCTTGGCACTTGCTGCATCACAAGGTTCCTTGGCTGTATAAAACATTTCACAAGATGCATCACAAGTACACTGCCACCTTTGTCTTGGCGACCCAGTATTCCAGCGCCTGGGAAATGCTGTCTCTTGGATTCTTTGCCAACGTCAGTCCCATCTTGCTGGGATGTCACCCAATGACTGAAATGGCCATCTTCATCATCCATATCTACCTGTCAGTAGAAGATCATTGTGGCTATGATATGCCATGGTCTACACACAGGTTAATACCGTTCGGCATATTCGGTGGACCAAATCATCACGACCTCCATCATGAAAAGTTTGTGTCGAATTATGCTCCTTATTTCACTCACTGGGACAAGCTGTTTAATACACTATCACAGAAGACGACGAAGAAAGATTAA